The following is a genomic window from Paenibacillus thiaminolyticus.
CACGCTAGGGGAAGTGCTCTCCGGATGGTTTTGGCTAACTCTGGTCGCCAGCTTCCTCAGTTCGGTCAGCCTGGCCTTTGTCAATGTCGTCATCTCCACGTATTTAGTCGCCAGAATCGATGAAGCGATGATCGGGCGAGTCAACGGAACCATCGCTCCTCTGTTCGTGGGAGCCATGCTGTTGGGTTCTGCTTCGTCCGGCGTACTGATGAACGCGACTTCGCTGTTCGCGGTTTATGCGATTTCCGTGCTTGTTCTGCTTGTCAGCATATTGCCTGGGCGGCGAGTGCAGTTCGCAAGCAATAAAGACGGCTCCGCCGCAGCGAATCTGGCTGTTCCAGGTCAAGCAGTAGAGTGAGAGGGGGAGTCTATGAACCGAACCGGATTCACCTTTTCTGTTTTCCTTATGCCGGCGGCTCGGCCATGATGTACTGCCGTTGGCGCAGCCTGCTTCCTGCATCTATTCAGATCCACCCGATTGAGTTATCAGGGAGAGGCAAAAGAATGAACGAGCCTTTCTACCAAACGATGGAGCAGGCGGTGGAAGACGCATATTTATCAATACCCGTCCATGTGCTTGACCTTTCTTTGGATATAGCATGGGAAGCCTGATAGCCTATGAGCTAGCCCGCTATTTACATGAAAAGCACGGAAAGGAGTCTATTCATTTGTTTGCGGCCGCTAGAAGGGCTCCCCAAATCCAGGGGGATGGACAAAAACTGTACTGCCTCCCGGAAGCAGAGTTTTTGAAGGAAATTATCAAGCTGGGAGGGATGTCCGCGGAGGTGCTGGAGAACAAGGAACTCATGGAGATGATCCTTCCGCTGCTTCGGGCAGACATGCAGATTGTCGAAAAATATAGCTGGCGGGCGTCCAAAGCCGTCCTTCGTACGGATATTACGGTGTTGGCAGGCACCCGGGATGTTGTCCCCGACGAACATATGGAGGCATGGAAGGAAATGACTGCTGGCCGCTGCAAGATTGCCAAGTATGAGGGAGATCATTTCTTCATACACCAGCACTATGAGCTTATTGGGGAGCATATATCGCGTGTATTGCTGCAATGGAAGGAAGCGGTTACTAGCGTCTGAACAGAGCCCTTTCGGCTTCCCGATGGAAAATCGAAAGGCTGAAATTTATTTTTGCATCCGTTTATAAGGGTGGAATGAGTCGCAAGCAACATATTAGCGGCTAAATAGAAAGGGGGTGTCTCAATAGTAGTAAATACCTGCAGTGAGATAATCCCCCTTGATTCTCTAAGCTCAACTCGCGGAAAAACTGCAAAATTGCAGCTTTCCTGTATGACGTGTACTCCGTTACAGGGAATCCTGCAAAACGGCATCAATTTTAGACTTCCAATAGAAAAAAAGTCAAAAGTCGCTGGAAATAATGTACTTTTGCAGGAATTTCATCAAATAGCAGCCTAATTAACGTAAATTGCTGCATTGACGCAGGATTTCACTGCCCCATCCATCTTCCGCTGCTTTGCGAGTAAAACATCGTGCGCTTCACAACGCCGCCCGAATATCATCCAGCAGGTAGCGCTGGCTTAATTTCTCCAGGCGCGCGAACTCTTCCTCCAGCTGATTTTTCAAGCTGCTGTCGGGCACATATTGCGGCGTCAGTACCTGATGATGCTGCAGGCTCTTTAATCTGTACTGTGTCGGCGGATGGGTGGAATCCAGTTGCACAGCGATGGAATCGCAAATCCGTTGGACTCGCTTCTGCTCGCCTGCGGGGATATGCTCCATCTTCTGGCGGAATTCCCCGAACAAATCCGAAGCAAAGCGGTAGCGGGCAATTCGCTCAGCCGTGAGCCAGAATACGGGAGCAAAGTGACATTTGCTTAAGGCCGAGCAAGCGGCATCGGTTCCCGCGATCTCGCCCGCGACTCGGTCCGCCAAATACTCGGCGCGCTGGCTCTCATCCCAGACCGTAATACCGAGACCGTAATACAGGATGAAAATAAGATTAGCCAGCAGCAGCTGGGCATAACGAATCGGTGTGGAGATCGGCCCGAGCACTTCGCCCTCTTCGCAGTATGGATGCACGAACTCGTACCAAGAAGCCATAATATGCCTCGCTGACTCGATAAACCAGGAACGGGTCACATCCTTATGCGCATGATGCGCGGTCTCGTGGGCGAGGATCGCGATCTTCTCCGACAGACTCAGTGCCGAAAATAGGGGTACTCCAATCCCGATGATCTTGGTTCGGCGCCGGCCGAACTTGGTAAAGTACGCATTGTATGAATTCGTCATCCGAATCTCGTCGATCGGCGGTGCTTGAATGGCTCCGGCAATGTCATCGGCGAGACGATACAGCCCTGGATATTCCTCCCGCCGCAAAGGCTGGCCCGACAGCTTCCGCCTGTAGGGCAGCATCAAGCCGATGAATAGAAGAAACAGGACAAAGGCCAGCTGGGTAAGCAATACCGAATTGCTATAAAAAAACCAATTCACCGCAATAATCGGCAGGCTGAAGGTAGCTGCATGGACACTACCGGCTAACAGATAAGCGAGCGCTTTGCGCCAGGTCAAGGGATACATAATCCGCTCGGTGTGCAGATTCTCCTCAAGCAGTTGATGTGACTTTTTAAACCCCATGCGGTAATTGATCCGTTCCAAGAGGCCCAGCGAAGAGATGTGGCGCCAGTTCGGATCGATGTTCCAATTGCATTCCTCGCACCAGGTAACATACCCCGGCACGACATCCATTTTGTGCCCGCATTCCGGACAGTATTCCGTCGTATGATTTGTCATTTTCCCACTCCATTATGATGAATTCATAGAAATTCCCTTATTATGTATCGGTAAATGACACCAAATTGTGAGCTGCTTGGAAAATAGGGGGGCGATCTAACGTCTGAGCAGCGTATGGTTCTGTTTGCGGGCATTTGGGAAAAAATTCAGAAATATCTTTTAAATGGCATAATATACCTAATTGCATATTAGACATAAGACGAGAGGATAAACTAGCGCTGGTGCGAATAAAGGGATGGTGGGGATCAGAAGATGCTAGATACTAACGATAAGCGCGAATTTATGAAAATAAATTATTACCTCCTATGTAAATTATTCTTATTCGGTGTCTTGCTAGCGGAGCTTGTACTTGGGGGTATCGAAGTTATTCTCAGTTTTTACTGCAGCTCCATTCATCATCAACAGGAAGCCTGGTTCTGGATGATAGGCGCGCTGTATCTTCTCATCATGATGTTCTGCCTCGTGAAAAGAGAGGTATGGAGACACACCCGTAGCATCATAAGGAGCGGGAGATACGATCTCCTTCTCGTTTTTGCTGCTGGCATGCTCTCCATGTTCTTCATTGGCGGGATTGGAATCGGTGATCTTCGTAATTGGGTTGCGGCGCTGGCTTGGCCACATCTGGCTGTGCTGTTCTCCCTTCCTCCCGTGTTCTGTGCGGCGATAGCCGTGAGAGAGCGGCAGATGAATCGGATGACAAGAATTTATAGAGATTCGAGCTTCATCAGTGATAAAGAAGGACAGAGCAGACATGATGATGCGTTTGAATTTTCAGAAATGGCCGTGAGATTCGCCGAGAGGGTATATAATCAAGGTTCGCCGGAAAGCTTGGTATTCGGAATCGATGCGCCATGGGGAACAGGGAAATCGACCTTCGTCAATCTGTGCAAGGAACATTGGGACAACCACTACCATGATAAAATTATCGTGTACATGTTCGATCCGCTTCGGTTTGAGAACAGCGATAACCTAATGGAGAAATTCGCGAATGGTCTTTTGAAGGTAATCAAGGAGAATTTTTTCGCCCCGGAACTGGAATCTCTGATGGCCAAGTATGTCAAGCTGTTGCATGATTCGAATTTATCGTTGTCTATTATGGGATTTCGCTTTGGGTTGCCTTTCGACAAGTCCTCCATTGATAAGACATTTGACAGGCTAGGCATGGTCCTGAGAAGCATCGATAAAAAAATCGTGATCGTTGTGGATGATTTAGACCGCTTAACCTTTTCCAATATTAAAGAGATCTTGTTCGTTATTAAAAAATCGTTTATTCTTCCTAATTTATCTTATGTCCTCTGTTATGACACCGAGAATCTTACGGCACTCGATCATCAAAAATTAGATACGGAAAAAATTAATGAGTTTCTGGAAAAGTTCATCAATATCAAAACGAGCTTGTACATCGATTATAAATTATTATTGAAATATTTTACGGAGAACACGGATAAATCATTAGCCAGGAACCTGCTAAGCAATCCTGAATTGGTAGCCAAAGCTGTCGAGGGGCTCAAGGATATATTTCATTCCAAGGAATATGATTTGTACATTCCTTTTATAGGGGATGCAAGGAAACTGAAAAGACTCATTAATACGATGCTCTTACTTGAGGTTGAACAGTTGGATTTCTCGAATTCGGATTTTGATAAGCATGATCTCATTCATCTGCTGATTATCTACATCAATTACCCGAATATTTTCAGAAAAATATACAATACGGAGGCGCAGGGGAAACGAGGTTTTTTTTCGCTGATTCGAAAATATGATGACGACTATCCGGCAGACGATGAATCGCATAGTGAAGAAGATATCTATAAAAATTCGACAAAGTATACGGTATACCTCGAGGGTCTGACTGAAAATCAAAGGTTTATAGTAAATAAAGTGTTTGATGCCAAGCAAAGGCTGGGATCGGCGAGCCATATTTCTCAGGAACAATTCACTTCCTATGCTTGCTTCAATGGATCGAAGTGGAGTCCTGGCGGCAGAAATCTCGAACAGTACTTAAATCTTATCATTAAAGTCTCCCGCCCAGCCCACACGCAGCAGTATAAGTTTTATGTCAATTTGAAAAATGAACTGCTGCATAGAACAAGCATTACTCAGGTGCTGCAGCGTGAAGAGTTTTCCTTCTCAAGCGGGGAGGCCAATCATGAGAAAATTTGGCGAATTCTAATTAACTCGCCGCACAGTGAATATACACCGGAAAAAGCAAATGAAATTATTTCTTACGCCCTGGATTCCTTGCCGCAATACTCAAGTCTTGACATCCATAAGATGAACATTGGTTTTCGAAGCTTTACCCTTATTTTTTTCATCGCAAAATTACTGAATAAAATTGGGTGGACGGACGAGGAAGGGCAGCATTGGAATAACAGCGACAACCATGTCATTCAAATTGCAGAATGGATTTTTGGCGAGAATCAGCATAGACAGGATGGAATACTGGAGAATCTGGCTGCCAAAGAAAGAGGTATTCTTGGTTTGCGCGATTTATTAATCTTCCGTTTATGCTGCTGCGCGGACAGAGGCGGGGATATGTTTAATTTGTCAAGGGCATTGTCTATACACGGCGGACCCGATAATCCTACAGAAGGAACTGTCAATGATATCGTTATTGGAGAAATGCGCGAAATCTCTCAATATATATTCCGGATATTCAAAAACAGATATATTGACAAGGAAATCAATATTTTTGATGAAGTGATGGGGCTGGCTGCAGAAGAGATTTGCGGCCGTTCTTACGGATATATTCAATTACAGATCCCGGCTAAGGATTTCGAGAAGAAACTGCAAAGATGGAAATCGAAGCTGCTCAATTTTATTATTTATCAATTGGGGAGCACGATCTACAGCAACGGCATTCCTTGTGGTTACTACAATATGCAAGGCGATAAAGACGGGCAAGGCATCAATAAGTCGATCAATAGCTATCTTTTTAACATTTGTTTTAATCCCCGGCTGCATGCAAAAGGCTTTGATTATTTTATGGATTACCTTTTTATCAATTTCGAAACGACGTTCGGTCATACCAAGCATCGTGTGCCCCGCCTGGAAGGATTTTTGAAGGTCCTTGATCAAGAGCGCATCAAAAATTATTGGATTAAGCACAGAGACAGGATAAAAGGAAGGCAATGGAACGGGGAAGAGAAGTGGATGATTGGCGAAGACGAAGCATCCTTTACCCGTCATCTAGAAGAGACGTATAAAGTATTGGATGAATTGATACAGCGGGATGATAGGCCAGCAAATGAGAAAGAAAGTTAATTCCTCGGCTCGCGTATTCCAAGATATGTATTGAGAACGCATCGAATTGCCGATAAGGTAGAAGTAACGTCTAGTTGTAACTGTTGAAGTCGAGAGAGGAGCTGCACGATGAGCACAGAGAGAGAAGAATGGGCATTGGATGATGAACAGATTGAGGATCCTGCACATTTCCTGCTGCACCGCGGGATGAGAGGGCTGTTCGAGGCGGAGGAGATCGTAGAGGGGGATTGTATCGTGATTCCTGCATGGGAGCTCACGATCCGTCCTCATGTGGCCAGATGGTCCGAACAGTCCGTTATGCTGCAGTTTCATTTGAGTTCCCCGAAGTGGGATCGCGATATCATGGAAACGTCGGCAGGCATGGGCAGCAGCTTAAAAGATGCTCTCGGCATGGCGATCGGAAGCTTTGCCTTCTCGTTAATGGAGGGTATCGCTTCCATGGAGCAAGACAGGGAGCCTGACGAGCTCCGCTCGGAATACGGTGACACGATACATCATTGGAAAGTGTACAAGAGCAATGTCGTGGGTCTGGGCGAGTCTTCAGAAGACATGCGTGCAACCCCGTATTGGGAAGCGCTCAAGGATGAGATTGCGAAGCGGGTCGGCAATCAGAAGCTCTGTTACATCAAAATCTATGGCGCGAAGCATGGCGGCGATATTACCGGCGAATGCCGCATTAATGATATTCCAAGCCCTGAACTTGGCCAGATCGTAGCCGATATCGTAAGCCAATGGCAAGTCGAAGGCTTTGCTTCCCAGAAGCAATTTATGTTGCTGCGGCAGTCCGAGGAGACGTACACGCCGTATCCTTATCAGGCCGAGGAGATCGCGGCCGCTGCACGCACCGCCGTGCAGATGTTCATGGAATGCGCTACGCAGGAGAAGTATGAAGACTTTCCGGAGCGCTTAGCAGAGCGCTTGCAGGATGCCAGCTTGGCGGAGGAGCTGTATTCATTTTTGCCGGAAATTTGTGCCGAGCATGCCTTCGATACGCTGACCTATAACGAGGAGTGCTTGCTGTTTAGGGGCGAGGACTCATTCCCCGTTTATCGGACTCAGTTCGCCAGCTATTATATGATCGCTGCTGCTTTATTTGAGGGCTTTCGCACGGATCAATTTGATGATGAAGTGTATAGGCAGTACATCGGCACCAGTTCGATATACAGTGTGATTTGCCAAGCGAAAGAGGAGGGCGCGGATCTGGTGGAGCATGGCGGCGTGCTGACGCTTTCCTTCGGGATGTCCGACCGCTATCAGTTCAGATGAACAAGGGATGTGCGGGCATCCTTATAAGCAAAGCTCCTGTCTTACCTGCTGGCAGGAGCTTTTTCTGTGGAGATATAGGTGATACGCACAAAGGGGGCAGCTGGACATCGCCCGCTCGCCCCTTGCAATATCTTAGTTAATTAATCCGGCATGCCGCAGTCCTTGGCGGATACCGCCTTCATCTACGGAAGAGGTAACATAATCAGCAAAAGGCAGCAGTTCCGGATGAGAATTGCCCATCGCAATCCCGAGACCAACTTGCTGAAGCATCTCCATGTCATTGAGTCCATCACCGAATGCGACGGCATTCTCCGGAGCCAGGTTCAATCGTTCCAGCATGGCTTTGATTCCGACGGCCTTGGAACCGCCCTTGATCAAGACGTCCATCGCTTTGGAATGCCAGCGGATCAAGCGAAGATCATCGAAGACGTTGTCATACAAATGCTCGTCCTGCGCTTCGCAATGCAGGAATACTTGATAGATATCCGCTTTGCTCCAGAACTCGGGATCATGGCCCGGCCGATCAATGCGGAGGGAATCGATAGCTTCCACGACGAAGGGATGCGCTTCGTCATTCGCGTAAAATTGCTCGCTGCCTTCAAACACGAGGGGATGTCGATGGCGCCCCGCCAATTCCACAAGCTTCGCCACACTTTCGCGCGGAAGCGGGCGCTGATAGAGGGGTTCGCCTTTGTACACGACATAGGCCCCATTTAAGCTAACAAAAGACTCAATCTGAAGCTGCTCGGCAAGCGGCTTAAAGAAATAGGGGGCGCGCCCTGTGGCGATGACGGGTTCAATCCCGTTCTCTTTCAACTCTGCAATCGCCTCGACGGTGTCTTGCGGCACTCGCTTCTCATCATTG
Proteins encoded in this region:
- a CDS encoding DUF6348 family protein, encoding MSTEREEWALDDEQIEDPAHFLLHRGMRGLFEAEEIVEGDCIVIPAWELTIRPHVARWSEQSVMLQFHLSSPKWDRDIMETSAGMGSSLKDALGMAIGSFAFSLMEGIASMEQDREPDELRSEYGDTIHHWKVYKSNVVGLGESSEDMRATPYWEALKDEIAKRVGNQKLCYIKIYGAKHGGDITGECRINDIPSPELGQIVADIVSQWQVEGFASQKQFMLLRQSEETYTPYPYQAEEIAAAARTAVQMFMECATQEKYEDFPERLAERLQDASLAEELYSFLPEICAEHAFDTLTYNEECLLFRGEDSFPVYRTQFASYYMIAAALFEGFRTDQFDDEVYRQYIGTSSIYSVICQAKEEGADLVEHGGVLTLSFGMSDRYQFR
- a CDS encoding M48 family metallopeptidase; the protein is MTNHTTEYCPECGHKMDVVPGYVTWCEECNWNIDPNWRHISSLGLLERINYRMGFKKSHQLLEENLHTERIMYPLTWRKALAYLLAGSVHAATFSLPIIAVNWFFYSNSVLLTQLAFVLFLLFIGLMLPYRRKLSGQPLRREEYPGLYRLADDIAGAIQAPPIDEIRMTNSYNAYFTKFGRRRTKIIGIGVPLFSALSLSEKIAILAHETAHHAHKDVTRSWFIESARHIMASWYEFVHPYCEEGEVLGPISTPIRYAQLLLANLIFILYYGLGITVWDESQRAEYLADRVAGEIAGTDAACSALSKCHFAPVFWLTAERIARYRFASDLFGEFRQKMEHIPAGEQKRVQRICDSIAVQLDSTHPPTQYRLKSLQHHQVLTPQYVPDSSLKNQLEEEFARLEKLSQRYLLDDIRAAL
- a CDS encoding KAP family P-loop NTPase fold protein, encoding MIGALYLLIMMFCLVKREVWRHTRSIIRSGRYDLLLVFAAGMLSMFFIGGIGIGDLRNWVAALAWPHLAVLFSLPPVFCAAIAVRERQMNRMTRIYRDSSFISDKEGQSRHDDAFEFSEMAVRFAERVYNQGSPESLVFGIDAPWGTGKSTFVNLCKEHWDNHYHDKIIVYMFDPLRFENSDNLMEKFANGLLKVIKENFFAPELESLMAKYVKLLHDSNLSLSIMGFRFGLPFDKSSIDKTFDRLGMVLRSIDKKIVIVVDDLDRLTFSNIKEILFVIKKSFILPNLSYVLCYDTENLTALDHQKLDTEKINEFLEKFINIKTSLYIDYKLLLKYFTENTDKSLARNLLSNPELVAKAVEGLKDIFHSKEYDLYIPFIGDARKLKRLINTMLLLEVEQLDFSNSDFDKHDLIHLLIIYINYPNIFRKIYNTEAQGKRGFFSLIRKYDDDYPADDESHSEEDIYKNSTKYTVYLEGLTENQRFIVNKVFDAKQRLGSASHISQEQFTSYACFNGSKWSPGGRNLEQYLNLIIKVSRPAHTQQYKFYVNLKNELLHRTSITQVLQREEFSFSSGEANHEKIWRILINSPHSEYTPEKANEIISYALDSLPQYSSLDIHKMNIGFRSFTLIFFIAKLLNKIGWTDEEGQHWNNSDNHVIQIAEWIFGENQHRQDGILENLAAKERGILGLRDLLIFRLCCCADRGGDMFNLSRALSIHGGPDNPTEGTVNDIVIGEMREISQYIFRIFKNRYIDKEINIFDEVMGLAAEEICGRSYGYIQLQIPAKDFEKKLQRWKSKLLNFIIYQLGSTIYSNGIPCGYYNMQGDKDGQGINKSINSYLFNICFNPRLHAKGFDYFMDYLFINFETTFGHTKHRVPRLEGFLKVLDQERIKNYWIKHRDRIKGRQWNGEEKWMIGEDEASFTRHLEETYKVLDELIQRDDRPANEKES
- a CDS encoding Cof-type HAD-IIB family hydrolase is translated as MSYNIVFFDIDGTLVNDEKRVPQDTVEAIAELKENGIEPVIATGRAPYFFKPLAEQLQIESFVSLNGAYVVYKGEPLYQRPLPRESVAKLVELAGRHRHPLVFEGSEQFYANDEAHPFVVEAIDSLRIDRPGHDPEFWSKADIYQVFLHCEAQDEHLYDNVFDDLRLIRWHSKAMDVLIKGGSKAVGIKAMLERLNLAPENAVAFGDGLNDMEMLQQVGLGIAMGNSHPELLPFADYVTSSVDEGGIRQGLRHAGLIN
- a CDS encoding thioesterase II family protein, with the protein product MRGGVYEPNRIHLFCFPYAGGSAMMYCRWRSLLPASIQIHPIELSGRGKRMNEPFYQTMEQAVEDAYLSIPVHVLDLSLDIAWEA